One genomic region from Anopheles bellator chromosome 2, idAnoBellAS_SP24_06.2, whole genome shotgun sequence encodes:
- the LOC131208799 gene encoding transmembrane protein 141, with amino-acid sequence MNDIRLLKEQQRDKHPGFDSYLECMTRSLFAGLATFSLGFASVYFLQQIGQRYLPYPRKGNILVAVLVATGASYQVTSDRTRACQARWMAVEEKYSVLQETLDKSDEISTGKGV; translated from the coding sequence ATGAACGATATAAGGTTGCTGAAGGAACAGCAGCGTGATAAGCATCCCGGGTTCGATTCGTACCTTGAGTGTATGACTCGATCGTTGTTTGCCGggttggccacattttcacTAGGATTCGCGAGTGTGTACTTCCTGCAGCAGATCGGACAGCGCTACCTGCCGTACCCACGGAAAGGAAACATTCTGGTGGCGGTTCTCGTGGCCACAGGGGCTTCGTACCAAGTGACTTCGGATCGTACCCGAGCCTGCCAGGCACGGTGGATGGCCGTAGAAGAGAAGTACAGTGTGTTACAAGAGACACTCGACAAATCGGATGAGATTTCCACTGGGAAAGGTGTTTAG
- the LOC131212861 gene encoding UMP-CMP kinase, protein MTCIVNLLPVLRQRAVPFVLRRGSLFERLPGTSSSFVGTVGRTSVSATRMGKPKVVFVLGPPGSGKGTQCEKIVAKYGYTHLSAGDLLREERNREGSEYGQLIEEAIRDGRIVPVAITCALLENAMNKTQEATGNDRFLIDGFPRNEDNLEGWTKKMSDKVDLQFVLFFECTEQQCTDRCLKRGESSGRSDDNAESLKKRFNTYIHDSVPIIKHYDQQQLVKKIDASVGPDAVFESVKTAFEQQL, encoded by the exons ATGACGTGCATCGTCAATCTTCTTCCCGTCCTACGTCAGCGTGCGGTCCCATTCGTTCTCAGACGCGGATCGTTGTTCGAAAGATTGCCCGGAACCAGCTCGTCATTTGTGGGCACCGTTGGACGCACTTCCGTATCCGCTACCAGGATGGGCAAACCGAAGGTTGTGTTTGTTCTCGgcccgcccggttccggcaagGGAACGCAGTGCGAGAAGATCGTCGCAAAATACGGCTACACCCATCTCTCAGCCGGCGATCTTCTGCGGGAAGAACGGAACCGGGAGGGTTCCGAGTACGGGCAACTGATCGAGGAGGCCATTCGGGATGGGCGGATCGTGCCGGTCGCAATCACTTGCGCCCTGCTGGAAAACGCCATGAACAAAACACAAGAG GCTACCGGCAACGATCGGTTTCTGATCGATGGATTCCCCCGCAACGAGGATAATTTGGAGGGCTGGACGAAGAAGATGTCCGATAAGGTGGACCTGCAGTTTGTCCTGTTCTTCGAATGCACCGAGCAGCAGTGCACCGATCGGTGCCTCAAGCGGGGCGAAAGCAGTGGCCGTTCGGATGACAATGCCGAAAGTTTGAAGAAGCGGTTCAACACGTACATCCACGATTCGGTTCCCATCATTAAGCActacgatcagcagcagctggtgaaGAAGATCGATGCCAGTGTAGGCCCTGATGCGGTGTTCGAGTCGGTAAAAACCGCCTTTGAACAGCAGCTTTAA
- the LOC131209827 gene encoding conserved oligomeric Golgi complex subunit 3 isoform X2, with protein sequence MDNVATLKADNAVLRKIQSKLVQWELKENALAPLSTGQTDFINRLTDLVTGQVPTGGSQVPEAVKEAKDDGLPPVSLEKFKQSPCVIDSTQNFLSWYNSIDAELLEHFDDAYLEYYDQLRSRATECDAMLEEIDVSLESLRKLRQEFDFVSEKTSSLHRASESLLQDQTKLSDSGEEIRKRLKYFSQSESISQRLHNPTFSVSNDTFVDILNTIDDCIEYMRVNPSFCEASAYSVKYRTCLAKATQMMKSYVMRILSNATAQVLAPKASGIPRSLEAMEQLKIGDPTMEAAFALFYGKFQASAPRVKRITATIEERLDRSPDYDVLLGELHQNYLTQRAAIMSGGVDQAIKELTKKHKGDHCALVRSACAFMVHICQDEHRLFYQFFAKPSGQLIGYMEGLCTILYDILRPYIIRIDHLETLAEICSILKVEMLDEHVTYSPESLEAFAKIVYQLLQDVQERIGFRAQNYLESDIRNYRPSAGDLAYPEKLEMMESIALSLQDAVHNQHNHPAPLRRVDSRSSIVSGMSLASQDTTNEASMLKVRASNSPADMHGMWYPTVRRTLVCLSRLYRCIDKSIFQSLSQQALAHCIHSVSGAAAQIAQSRTSIDGELFEIKHLLILREQIAPFRVDFTAKETSLDFSKVRTAAYELLQKRKQLFSLGSNNALLEFLLDGTPQVREQLLDSRKDVDRQLKTVCETFITDASRQLVGPVLTFIEAAQNHLRNQPGKVPGQPGGAAMALRLAPFAAPQQISSIIQECLRNIKTKLAGLQRSMQLYLANKDTEFILFRPIRNSIIGAFMKLEQILTLNAYTKDDLTIVSCPSVEQISVLLSSVNLAGSGTGGEPTPAFGRTNSVEMQRKISTSSTSSGSAAAKVAQIEKKVSFDSGANTVVEIERPDDAGALAGDDERRAEEMQNVVETPKDVTLDVTNATEAKSSEVL encoded by the exons ATGGACAACGTTGCGACCCTAAAGGCAGATAATGCCGTTCTGcggaaaattcaatcgaagCTCGTCCAGTGGGAACTGAAGGAGAACGCCCTGGCGCCGCTCAGCACCGGACAGACGGATTTCATCAATCGTTTGACGGACCTGGTGACTGGCCAAGTTCCTACCGGCGGTAGTCAGGTT CCGGAAGCAGTTAAAGAAGCGAAGGACGACGGATTACCTCCGGTTTCGCTGGAAAAGTTTAAACAGTCCCCGTGCGTCATCGATTCGACGCAAAACTTTCTCTCGTGGTACAACTCGATCGATGCAGAACTTCTCGAACACTTCGACGATGCGTATCTGGAGTACTACGACCAGCTGCGATCGCGTGCCACCGAATGTGATGCCATGCTGGAGGAGATCGATGTATCGCTCGAATCGCTCCGCAAGCTAAGGCAGGAGTTTGACTTTGTGTCGGAAAAAACGTCCTCGTTGCACCGGGCAAGCGAAAGTCTGCTGCAGGATCAGACGAAACTCAGCGACAGTGGAGAAGAGATCCGGAAACGGTTAAAGTACTTTAGTCAGTCGGAAAGCATTTCCCAGCGGTTGCATAACCCCACGTTTTCAGTTTCAAACGACACGTTCGTCGACATTCTCAACACGATCGACGATTGCATCGAATACATGCGTGTCAAT CCTTCATTCTGTGAAGCTTCGGCGTACAGTGTCAAGTATCGGACGTGTCTTGCCAAGGCGACACAAATGATGAAAAGCTACGTGATGCGCATCCTATCGAACGCCACGGCCCAAGTGCTGGCACCGAAGGCTTCGGGCATTCCGCGATCATTAGAGGCGATGGAACAGCTTAAAATTGGCGATCCTACGATGGAAGCGGCGTTTGCGCTTTTCTACGGCAAATTTCAAGCTTCGGCACCACGGGTCAAGCGTATCACAGCCACGATCGAGGAGCGGCTCGATCGGAGTCCCGACTACGACGTTTTGTTGGGCGAGCTACATCAAAATTATCTCACCCAACGTGCTGCG ATCATGAGTGGTGGCGTCGATCAAGCGATTAAGGAGCTAACGAAGAAGCATAAAGGCGATCACTGCGCGCTGGTGCGTTCGGCTTGCGCATTCATGGTACACATTTGCCAAGATGAGCATCGTCTGTTCTACCAGTTTTTCGCCAAACCGAGCGGACAATTGAT CGGGTACATGGAAGGTTTGTGCACGATCCTTTACGACATTTTGCGGCCTTACATCATCCGCATCGATCACCTGGAAACATTGGCTGAAATTTGTAGCATCCTGAAGGTGGAGATGCTCGACGAACACGTCACTTATAGTC CTGAGTCACTAGAAGCGTTCGCCAAGATCGTGTACCAACTGCTCCAGGATGTGCAAGAGCGGATAGGTTTTCGTGCACAAAATTATCTCGAGTCCGACATTCGCAACTACCGTCCTTCGGCAGGGGATCTAGCTTACCCGGAAAAGTTGGAGATGATGGAAAGCATTGCCCTTTCGCTGCAGGACGCCGTTCACAATCAGCACAATCATCCGGCACCGTTGAGGCGGGTTGATTCTCGCAGTTCAATCGTGTCCGGAATGTCGCTCGCTTCACAGGACACCACCAACGAAGCGTCAATGTTGAAGGTGCGCGCCAGTAACTCCCCGGCCGATATGCACGGCATGTGGTACCCGACCGTTCGCCGCACGTTGGTTTGTCTGTCACGTCTGTACCGTTGCATCGACAAGTCGATCTTCCAGAGCCTTTCGCAGCAAGCACTGGCACACTGCATCCACAGTGTCTCAGGTGCAGCCGCACAGATTGCCCAAAGCCGTACCAGCATCGATGGTGAGCTGTTCGAAATCAAGCATCTGTTAATCCTACGGGAACAGATTGCCCCATTCCGGGTGGATTTTACGGCAAAGGAAACGAGCCTGGACTTCAGCAAGGTCCGGACCGCGGCCTACGAGCTGCTCCAAAAGCGAAAGCAACTGTTTTCGCTCGGCTCGAACAATGCGCTGCTCGAGTTTCTGCTCGATGGTACACCGCAAGTGCGGGAACAGCTCCTCGATTCGCGGAAGGACGTCGATCGGCAACTGAAAACGGTTTGCGAAACGTTCATTACCGATGCGTCGCGCCAGCTGGTCGGTCCGGTACTGACGTTCATCGAGGCAGCCCAAAATCACCTGCGCAACCAACCGGGCAAGGTGCCAGGGCAGCCGGGTGGCGCTGCAATGGCTCTTCGACTGGCGCCGTTCGCCGCCCCACAGCAGATCAGTTCCATCATACAGGAGTGCTTGCGCAATATCAAAACGAAGCTCGCCGGTCTGCAGCGTTCGATGCAGCTGTACCTCGCGAACAAGGACACGGAATTCATTCTCTTCCGGCCCATCCGG AATAGCATCATCGGTGCATTTATGAAGCTGGAGCAGATCCTTACGCTGAACGCCTACACCAAGGACGACCTCACCATCGTCAGTTGTCCCTCGGTCGAGCAGATCTCCGTGTTGCTTTCGAGCGTGAAtttggccggaagtggcacggGCGGCGAACCGACTCCCGCTTTCGGAAGGACAAATTCGGTGGAAATGCAGCGCAAAATCAGCACCTCCTCGACGTCGTCGGGGAGCGCAGCAGCAAAGGTGGCGCAGATCGAGAAAAAGGTAAGCTTCGATAGTGGCGCCAACACGGTAGTGGAGATCGAGCGGCCCGATGATGCCGGGGCACTAGCAGGTGACGATGAAAGGCGTGCAGAGGAAATGCAGAATGTTGTAGAAACCCCGAAGGACGTTACATTAGATGTGACGAATGCGACCGAGGCGAAGTCGAGTGAGGTCTTGTGA
- the LOC131208798 gene encoding putative GTP-binding protein 6: MLGAYIRSAIRRAHGIGGTCISRRLAEKRAPLAAVMTFNRCKYTDSSKYKSGKVSGKRQKAINSSKQHDEAEEADDRSEHEDASQLIDDREYDSVVSSTMHVTKRILNTQNVAIIQPYIKWGPRKSVTKPELMLQEAEALVRSLPKWNIELSLKVPVETLEKRQLFGTGKLEELKAILRAHQEAGIPLTCVFISKGTLTYGQKQTLESEFHLPVMDRYSVVVQILRLHAVSMEAKLQVALAELPYIWSQVKDQEAGSSGKGAIGGRIFLSDSQRQMLQLRERKLRHELSTIRSHRELLRNRRKQKAFPIVAVVGYTNAGKTSLIKALTQEQSLQPRDQLFATLDVTAHAGLLPCKLEVLYMDTVGFMADIPTGLIECFVATLEDAMLADVIVHVQDMAHEAHTEQRAHVERTLQSLMRDGDRKLTEDRIINVGNKIDLVTDPSDLPSSGDTDTDDRLHLISSQTLHGVHELLMEVERRVLRVTGRQRLVIRVPMGGQEVAWLYKNAAVTETAADSENAERMLVSVVITEAKLQQFRHLFIRNHSL, from the coding sequence ATGTTGGGTGCATACATTCGTTCCGCCATTCGTAGAGCCCATGGTATTGGAGGGACTTGTATCAGCAGACGGCTCGCGGAAAAAAGAGCTCCACTCGCGGCCGTTATGACCTTTAATAGGTGCAAGTATACCGACTCGAGCAAGTACAAGAGCGGAAAAGTATCCGGCAAGCGACAGAAggccatcaacagcagcaaacaacaTGATGAGGCGGAAGAAgcggacgatcgatcggagcaCGAGGATGCGTCCCAGCTGATCGACGACCGGGAATACGATTCGGTGGTTAGCAGTACGATGCACGTGACGAAACGCATCCTTAATACGCAGAATGTGGCCATTATTCAACCGTACATCAAGTGGGGTCCACGGAAGAGCGTCACCAAACCCGAGCTTATGCTGCAGGAAGCGGAGGCATTGGTACGTTCGTTGCCCAAGTGGAACATCGAACTGAGCTTGAAGGTGCCAGTAGAAACGCTGGAGAAGCGACAACTGTTCGGCACCGGCAAGTTGGAGGAGTTGAAGGCGATCCTCCGTGCGCACCAGGAAGCGGGCATACCGTTGACTTGTGTTTTCATCAGCAAAGGAACGCTAACATACGGCCAGAAGCAAACGCTTGAGAGCGAGTTTCACCTGCCGGTGATGGACCGGtactcggtggtggtgcaaatACTTCGGCTTCACGCGGTCAGCATGGAAGCAAAGCTGCAGGTTGCTCTCGCCGAGCTGCCTTACATCTGGTCGCAAGTCAAGGATCAGGAAGCGGGGAGCTCCGGGAAAGGAGCAATCGGTGGACGCATTTTCCTGAGCGACTCTCAGCGCCAAATGTTGCAGCTACGGGAGCGAAAGTTACGCCACGAACTGTCCACAATCCGGTCCCACCGGGAATTGCTGCGTAATCGGCGAAAGCAGAAAGCTTTCCCGATCGTGGCGGTCGTGGGGTATACGAATGCTGGTAAAACTTCGCTCATCAAGGCACTAACTCAGGAGCAAAGTTTGCAGCCTCGCGATCAACTGTTCGCGACACTAGACGTGACGGCACACGCCGGACTGCTGCCCTGCAAACTCGAGGTACTGTACATGGACACGGTCGGCTTCATGGCGGACATTCCTACGGGCTTGATCGAGTGTTTTGTGGCCACTCTCGAGGATGCCATGCTGGCAGATGTGATCGTACATGTACAAGACATGGCCCATGAGGCTCACACCGAGCAGCGGGCTCACGTTGAACGGACATTGCAATCGTTGATGCGGGACGGTGATCGAAAACTAACTGAAGATCGTATCATCAACGTAGGCAACAAAATCGACTTGGTGACGGATCCGAGCGATCTACCTAGTTCCGGGGATACTGACACCGATGATCGTTTGCATCTCATCTCTTCACAAACGTTGCACGGGGTGCACGAACTGCTGATGGAAGTGGAACGTAGGGTGCTGCGTGTGACTGGCCGCCAGCGGCTGGTGATTCGAGTTCCGATGGGTGGTCAGGAGGTGGCGTGGTTGTACAAGAATGCTGCCGTCACAGAGACCGCTGCGGACTCGGAAAACGCCGAACGGATGTTAGTGAGTGTTGTGATAACCGAGGCCAAACTGCAGCAGTTCCGACATCTCTTCATTCGCAACCACAGCCTCTGA
- the LOC131209827 gene encoding conserved oligomeric Golgi complex subunit 3 isoform X1, whose amino-acid sequence MDNVATLKADNAVLRKIQSKLVQWELKENALAPLSTGQTDFINRLTDLVTGQVPTGGSQPEAVKEAKDDGLPPVSLEKFKQSPCVIDSTQNFLSWYNSIDAELLEHFDDAYLEYYDQLRSRATECDAMLEEIDVSLESLRKLRQEFDFVSEKTSSLHRASESLLQDQTKLSDSGEEIRKRLKYFSQSESISQRLHNPTFSVSNDTFVDILNTIDDCIEYMRVNPSFCEASAYSVKYRTCLAKATQMMKSYVMRILSNATAQVLAPKASGIPRSLEAMEQLKIGDPTMEAAFALFYGKFQASAPRVKRITATIEERLDRSPDYDVLLGELHQNYLTQRAAIMSGGVDQAIKELTKKHKGDHCALVRSACAFMVHICQDEHRLFYQFFAKPSGQLIGYMEGLCTILYDILRPYIIRIDHLETLAEICSILKVEMLDEHVTYSPESLEAFAKIVYQLLQDVQERIGFRAQNYLESDIRNYRPSAGDLAYPEKLEMMESIALSLQDAVHNQHNHPAPLRRVDSRSSIVSGMSLASQDTTNEASMLKVRASNSPADMHGMWYPTVRRTLVCLSRLYRCIDKSIFQSLSQQALAHCIHSVSGAAAQIAQSRTSIDGELFEIKHLLILREQIAPFRVDFTAKETSLDFSKVRTAAYELLQKRKQLFSLGSNNALLEFLLDGTPQVREQLLDSRKDVDRQLKTVCETFITDASRQLVGPVLTFIEAAQNHLRNQPGKVPGQPGGAAMALRLAPFAAPQQISSIIQECLRNIKTKLAGLQRSMQLYLANKDTEFILFRPIRNSIIGAFMKLEQILTLNAYTKDDLTIVSCPSVEQISVLLSSVNLAGSGTGGEPTPAFGRTNSVEMQRKISTSSTSSGSAAAKVAQIEKKVSFDSGANTVVEIERPDDAGALAGDDERRAEEMQNVVETPKDVTLDVTNATEAKSSEVL is encoded by the exons ATGGACAACGTTGCGACCCTAAAGGCAGATAATGCCGTTCTGcggaaaattcaatcgaagCTCGTCCAGTGGGAACTGAAGGAGAACGCCCTGGCGCCGCTCAGCACCGGACAGACGGATTTCATCAATCGTTTGACGGACCTGGTGACTGGCCAAGTTCCTACCGGCGGTAGTCAG CCGGAAGCAGTTAAAGAAGCGAAGGACGACGGATTACCTCCGGTTTCGCTGGAAAAGTTTAAACAGTCCCCGTGCGTCATCGATTCGACGCAAAACTTTCTCTCGTGGTACAACTCGATCGATGCAGAACTTCTCGAACACTTCGACGATGCGTATCTGGAGTACTACGACCAGCTGCGATCGCGTGCCACCGAATGTGATGCCATGCTGGAGGAGATCGATGTATCGCTCGAATCGCTCCGCAAGCTAAGGCAGGAGTTTGACTTTGTGTCGGAAAAAACGTCCTCGTTGCACCGGGCAAGCGAAAGTCTGCTGCAGGATCAGACGAAACTCAGCGACAGTGGAGAAGAGATCCGGAAACGGTTAAAGTACTTTAGTCAGTCGGAAAGCATTTCCCAGCGGTTGCATAACCCCACGTTTTCAGTTTCAAACGACACGTTCGTCGACATTCTCAACACGATCGACGATTGCATCGAATACATGCGTGTCAAT CCTTCATTCTGTGAAGCTTCGGCGTACAGTGTCAAGTATCGGACGTGTCTTGCCAAGGCGACACAAATGATGAAAAGCTACGTGATGCGCATCCTATCGAACGCCACGGCCCAAGTGCTGGCACCGAAGGCTTCGGGCATTCCGCGATCATTAGAGGCGATGGAACAGCTTAAAATTGGCGATCCTACGATGGAAGCGGCGTTTGCGCTTTTCTACGGCAAATTTCAAGCTTCGGCACCACGGGTCAAGCGTATCACAGCCACGATCGAGGAGCGGCTCGATCGGAGTCCCGACTACGACGTTTTGTTGGGCGAGCTACATCAAAATTATCTCACCCAACGTGCTGCG ATCATGAGTGGTGGCGTCGATCAAGCGATTAAGGAGCTAACGAAGAAGCATAAAGGCGATCACTGCGCGCTGGTGCGTTCGGCTTGCGCATTCATGGTACACATTTGCCAAGATGAGCATCGTCTGTTCTACCAGTTTTTCGCCAAACCGAGCGGACAATTGAT CGGGTACATGGAAGGTTTGTGCACGATCCTTTACGACATTTTGCGGCCTTACATCATCCGCATCGATCACCTGGAAACATTGGCTGAAATTTGTAGCATCCTGAAGGTGGAGATGCTCGACGAACACGTCACTTATAGTC CTGAGTCACTAGAAGCGTTCGCCAAGATCGTGTACCAACTGCTCCAGGATGTGCAAGAGCGGATAGGTTTTCGTGCACAAAATTATCTCGAGTCCGACATTCGCAACTACCGTCCTTCGGCAGGGGATCTAGCTTACCCGGAAAAGTTGGAGATGATGGAAAGCATTGCCCTTTCGCTGCAGGACGCCGTTCACAATCAGCACAATCATCCGGCACCGTTGAGGCGGGTTGATTCTCGCAGTTCAATCGTGTCCGGAATGTCGCTCGCTTCACAGGACACCACCAACGAAGCGTCAATGTTGAAGGTGCGCGCCAGTAACTCCCCGGCCGATATGCACGGCATGTGGTACCCGACCGTTCGCCGCACGTTGGTTTGTCTGTCACGTCTGTACCGTTGCATCGACAAGTCGATCTTCCAGAGCCTTTCGCAGCAAGCACTGGCACACTGCATCCACAGTGTCTCAGGTGCAGCCGCACAGATTGCCCAAAGCCGTACCAGCATCGATGGTGAGCTGTTCGAAATCAAGCATCTGTTAATCCTACGGGAACAGATTGCCCCATTCCGGGTGGATTTTACGGCAAAGGAAACGAGCCTGGACTTCAGCAAGGTCCGGACCGCGGCCTACGAGCTGCTCCAAAAGCGAAAGCAACTGTTTTCGCTCGGCTCGAACAATGCGCTGCTCGAGTTTCTGCTCGATGGTACACCGCAAGTGCGGGAACAGCTCCTCGATTCGCGGAAGGACGTCGATCGGCAACTGAAAACGGTTTGCGAAACGTTCATTACCGATGCGTCGCGCCAGCTGGTCGGTCCGGTACTGACGTTCATCGAGGCAGCCCAAAATCACCTGCGCAACCAACCGGGCAAGGTGCCAGGGCAGCCGGGTGGCGCTGCAATGGCTCTTCGACTGGCGCCGTTCGCCGCCCCACAGCAGATCAGTTCCATCATACAGGAGTGCTTGCGCAATATCAAAACGAAGCTCGCCGGTCTGCAGCGTTCGATGCAGCTGTACCTCGCGAACAAGGACACGGAATTCATTCTCTTCCGGCCCATCCGG AATAGCATCATCGGTGCATTTATGAAGCTGGAGCAGATCCTTACGCTGAACGCCTACACCAAGGACGACCTCACCATCGTCAGTTGTCCCTCGGTCGAGCAGATCTCCGTGTTGCTTTCGAGCGTGAAtttggccggaagtggcacggGCGGCGAACCGACTCCCGCTTTCGGAAGGACAAATTCGGTGGAAATGCAGCGCAAAATCAGCACCTCCTCGACGTCGTCGGGGAGCGCAGCAGCAAAGGTGGCGCAGATCGAGAAAAAGGTAAGCTTCGATAGTGGCGCCAACACGGTAGTGGAGATCGAGCGGCCCGATGATGCCGGGGCACTAGCAGGTGACGATGAAAGGCGTGCAGAGGAAATGCAGAATGTTGTAGAAACCCCGAAGGACGTTACATTAGATGTGACGAATGCGACCGAGGCGAAGTCGAGTGAGGTCTTGTGA